A window of Corallococcus macrosporus DSM 14697 contains these coding sequences:
- a CDS encoding TIGR02269 family lipoprotein → MRQATLDAIAEVKRALEGIEAARARLASRPSSLGERGLEGVFTRYLDHGSKQLTWLQRTLESATALAGVASEVGDSGMELSILQMSGPRLQSAMFGTLLLATWVDFLQLADALLRDCPMCGSEKLFADLHRVQSKLTPTLEEFASEDSQRIEAATTAMPALMGELTHEFDTIRREARSAMEVGGKVVVAAQVMELLALISTLKMSLPRPPPATLGVGLVMSSGGVMAGSRLVVSAEWVEMMRRLVQAGVLSLPAVSAAVRIHGGQVMMAQARQDLPEGVREALGDSPEVRGMQVTGKAGAGMADAPRHHVLPKEHRRWFEQRGFKGDMDIDQFCVRLERAYHEAIHGGGNWKLGRTWPGEWSRMIMEALYEAETTTGRRLTNSEVLNIVAERMRSYDIPMKFIKGRSR, encoded by the coding sequence GTGCGTCAGGCAACCCTCGACGCTATTGCCGAGGTGAAGCGCGCCCTGGAGGGCATCGAAGCCGCACGCGCTCGACTTGCGTCGCGTCCTTCCTCTCTTGGGGAACGTGGACTCGAGGGTGTCTTCACGCGCTATCTCGACCACGGCTCCAAGCAACTGACGTGGCTCCAACGGACGCTCGAGAGCGCCACGGCGCTGGCGGGAGTGGCGTCGGAGGTCGGGGATTCAGGAATGGAGCTGAGCATCCTCCAGATGTCGGGGCCCCGCCTTCAGTCCGCGATGTTCGGAACCCTGCTGCTGGCCACGTGGGTGGACTTCCTTCAACTCGCGGACGCCCTGCTCCGCGACTGCCCCATGTGCGGCTCCGAGAAGCTGTTCGCGGACCTGCACCGAGTTCAAAGCAAGCTGACCCCGACGCTGGAGGAATTCGCCTCGGAGGACTCGCAGCGTATCGAGGCGGCGACGACCGCGATGCCCGCGCTGATGGGGGAGCTGACTCACGAGTTCGACACGATTCGTCGGGAGGCGCGCTCCGCCATGGAAGTGGGCGGCAAGGTCGTGGTGGCGGCGCAGGTGATGGAACTGCTCGCCCTGATTTCCACGCTGAAGATGTCACTCCCCCGGCCACCTCCAGCGACGCTCGGTGTAGGGCTCGTCATGAGTTCGGGGGGCGTCATGGCGGGCTCGCGGCTCGTCGTCTCGGCGGAGTGGGTGGAGATGATGCGCAGGCTGGTGCAGGCGGGCGTCCTTTCCCTCCCAGCCGTCAGCGCCGCTGTCCGCATTCACGGTGGGCAGGTGATGATGGCCCAGGCGCGCCAGGACTTGCCCGAGGGCGTGCGTGAAGCGCTGGGGGACAGCCCCGAAGTGCGCGGCATGCAGGTGACGGGCAAGGCCGGTGCGGGCATGGCCGACGCACCGAGGCATCACGTCCTGCCGAAGGAGCACCGGCGGTGGTTCGAGCAGCGCGGCTTCAAGGGAGACATGGACATCGACCAGTTCTGCGTCCGGCTGGAGCGGGCCTATCACGAGGCGATTCACGGAGGAGGGAATTGGAAGCTGGGGCGCACATGGCCTGGAGAGTGGAGTCGAATGATCATGGAGGCGCTGTATGAAGCTGAGACCACGACAGGTCGGAGGTTGACGAATAGCGAAGTCCTGAACATCGTCGCGGAGCGCATGCGGAGCTACGACATCCCGATGAAGTTCATCAAAGGGAGGAGCCGATGA
- a CDS encoding NUDIX hydrolase → MTDGRSWQGNWKARLYARVRERGYDSLTAFAESRPTSSLVALAEELGPDDVAGVQVYDGLVVEAVRSKQVTRLVRGQLVRELWGSLPDGWPAVLDDTSRFAVAKALGPWIAYTPETHKERARAVRTSLLVDPPPAGWRPRGPDDELLRTRLPDEES, encoded by the coding sequence ATGACCGATGGACGTTCGTGGCAGGGGAACTGGAAGGCCCGCCTGTATGCGCGTGTCCGTGAACGCGGCTACGACTCACTCACGGCTTTTGCCGAGTCCCGTCCCACCTCATCGTTGGTAGCACTGGCCGAGGAGCTTGGGCCGGACGACGTTGCCGGAGTTCAGGTGTACGATGGTCTGGTGGTCGAGGCGGTGCGAAGCAAGCAAGTGACCCGCTTGGTTCGAGGACAGCTCGTGCGCGAGCTCTGGGGGAGCCTCCCCGATGGGTGGCCGGCGGTGCTCGATGACACGAGTCGATTCGCCGTCGCAAAGGCGCTTGGCCCCTGGATTGCCTATACCCCAGAAACGCACAAGGAGCGCGCACGCGCAGTCAGGACGTCGCTCCTCGTCGATCCGCCCCCTGCTGGCTGGCGCCCTCGCGGTCCTGACGACGAGCTCCTCCGCACGCGCCTCCCCGACGAAGAATCGTGA
- a CDS encoding winged helix DNA-binding domain-containing protein gives MSDTPLTLRALNRATLARQMLLEREKTSVLGAVEQLLALQAQQAKPPFIGLWSRVAGFGRDSLNVLLHRKEVVRATLMRGTLHLASAKDYRHLRASFTPLLEASVASVLRERAKGLDVAPLVKDARAFFDEAPRTFEALRDHLVARYPRNDERAMGFAVRMFLPLIQVPTETAWGYPGTTDFAVAESWLGASLRAEADLPTLVRRYLAAFGPATVADAQTWSGLKGLKATFESLRPSLRTFRDEKGRELFDVPEAPRPDEDTPAPPRFLPEFDSLVLGHEDRARLVDEAYRPRLITKNLRVPATFLVDGFIAGTWTVERKRSVAALVVEPFAPIKKKKDRDALAKEGEALLRFLEPDARTFEVRGH, from the coding sequence ATGTCAGACACCCCATTGACCCTCAGGGCCCTCAACCGCGCGACGCTGGCGCGGCAGATGTTGCTGGAGCGTGAGAAGACCTCCGTGCTCGGCGCGGTGGAGCAGCTCCTGGCGCTTCAGGCCCAGCAGGCGAAGCCGCCGTTCATTGGCCTGTGGTCGCGTGTCGCGGGCTTCGGGCGGGATTCGCTCAACGTGCTGCTCCATCGCAAGGAGGTGGTCCGGGCCACGTTGATGCGCGGCACGCTGCACCTGGCGAGCGCGAAGGACTATCGGCACCTGCGCGCCAGCTTCACGCCGTTGCTGGAGGCCTCGGTGGCATCGGTGCTGCGCGAGCGCGCGAAGGGCCTGGACGTCGCGCCGCTCGTGAAGGACGCGCGCGCCTTCTTCGACGAGGCACCGCGCACCTTCGAGGCGCTGCGCGACCACCTGGTGGCCCGCTACCCGCGGAATGACGAGCGCGCCATGGGCTTCGCGGTGCGCATGTTCCTCCCCCTCATCCAGGTCCCCACGGAGACGGCGTGGGGCTACCCCGGCACCACGGACTTCGCGGTCGCGGAGTCGTGGCTGGGGGCGTCCCTGCGCGCGGAGGCGGACCTGCCCACGCTGGTGCGGCGCTACCTCGCGGCCTTTGGTCCAGCGACCGTGGCGGATGCCCAGACGTGGTCCGGGCTCAAGGGCCTGAAGGCCACCTTCGAGTCCCTCCGCCCTTCGCTGCGGACCTTCCGGGACGAGAAGGGGCGGGAGCTGTTCGACGTGCCCGAGGCGCCGCGGCCGGACGAGGACACGCCCGCGCCACCGCGCTTCCTCCCGGAGTTCGACAGCCTGGTGCTCGGCCACGAGGACCGGGCCCGGCTGGTGGATGAGGCGTACCGCCCCAGGCTCATCACCAAGAACCTGCGGGTCCCCGCCACCTTCCTCGTGGATGGCTTCATCGCCGGGACGTGGACGGTGGAGCGCAAGCGCTCGGTGGCCGCGCTCGTCGTCGAGCCCTTCGCGCCCATCAAGAAGAAGAAGGACCGTGACGCGCTCGCGAAGGAGGGCGAGGCGCTCCTGCGCTTCCTTGAGCCCGACGCCCGCACGTTCGAGGTTCGAGGGCACTGA
- a CDS encoding ABC transporter ATP-binding protein — MSDKVSTGALEAIGLEHHFGVKTVLRGLSFTVEPGQIYALLGGNGAGKSTTLSVFLGLVRPTAGQARVCGHDVAVDPRAARSRLAYVPENVALYEHLSARENIDYFLSIAGSEQRSPANLDEALEAVGLAREAWEKRVGGFSKGMRQKVAIALAIARRVPVLLLDEPTSGLDPRATGDFNRLLDTARGRGVATLMVTHDLLSAAEIADRIGFLAQGRLEEELAATGPERFDVRALHQRYARAGEAP, encoded by the coding sequence ATGTCCGACAAAGTGAGTACTGGGGCGCTGGAGGCGATCGGACTCGAGCACCACTTCGGGGTGAAGACGGTTCTTCGGGGGCTGAGCTTCACCGTGGAGCCGGGACAGATTTACGCGCTGCTCGGAGGCAACGGCGCGGGCAAGTCGACGACGCTCAGCGTCTTCCTGGGCCTGGTCCGGCCCACGGCGGGACAGGCTCGGGTGTGTGGCCACGACGTGGCGGTGGATCCCCGGGCCGCACGCTCACGACTGGCCTACGTCCCCGAGAACGTGGCCCTCTACGAGCACCTGAGCGCGAGGGAGAACATCGACTACTTCCTGTCCATCGCGGGAAGCGAGCAGCGGTCACCCGCGAACCTCGACGAGGCGCTGGAAGCGGTCGGGCTGGCGCGCGAGGCCTGGGAGAAGCGGGTGGGCGGCTTCTCCAAGGGGATGCGCCAGAAGGTGGCGATCGCGCTCGCCATCGCGCGGCGCGTGCCGGTGCTCCTGCTGGACGAGCCGACTTCCGGCCTGGACCCGAGGGCGACCGGCGACTTCAACCGGCTGCTGGACACGGCGCGTGGACGTGGCGTGGCCACGCTGATGGTGACGCACGACCTGCTGAGCGCCGCTGAGATCGCCGACCGGATTGGCTTCCTGGCGCAGGGCCGTCTCGAAGAGGAGCTGGCCGCCACCGGCCCTGAGCGGTTCGATGTCAGGGCCCTGCATCAGCGCTATGCGCGGGCAGGGGAGGCCCCATGA
- a CDS encoding ABC transporter permease yields the protein MSSRKVKVLRVAAEEWRALLRNRVAMIASLTLVALTVTSAVLGLQQRNATEAARARYQATSDEAFDAQPDRHPHRMVHYGQFVFRPLSALAFFDPGVDGFTGTTVFLEGHRQNSANFSEARQSSLLLRFGQLTPAFVLQTLAPLLIVFLAFGAVAREREQGTLRLLLAQGLRPSELAAGKLLAHVGVVALVAAPALVVLAVATLADWVPPLPSALMLSGYLVYLFIWAAAALLVSLLVRRAQDALILLVALWMGGVILVPRLLPELALARIPTPTRIETDVAVHHELKQIGDSHNPDDPYFASFKAKTLARYGVDKVEELPVQWAGLVGMEGERLTSELFDRHARAAFDREAEQNRLVRQFGSLSPLIALRQLSMSLASTDTESHQDFLEQVERHRYRFVQALNLLQVEKIPNQNAGEDPRIAAEHWKTLPGFTYQAPDMLHLAGERIRSNLVVLFCWLAALLAGCGWAARRLGEVAR from the coding sequence ATGAGCTCGCGAAAGGTGAAGGTGCTCAGGGTGGCCGCCGAGGAGTGGCGGGCCCTGTTGCGCAACCGGGTGGCGATGATCGCCAGCCTCACGCTCGTGGCACTGACGGTCACCTCCGCCGTGCTGGGGCTGCAACAGCGCAACGCCACGGAGGCGGCCCGGGCTCGCTACCAGGCCACGTCGGACGAGGCGTTCGACGCCCAGCCGGACCGCCATCCGCACCGCATGGTGCATTACGGCCAGTTCGTCTTCCGGCCCCTGTCGGCGCTGGCGTTCTTCGACCCGGGGGTGGACGGCTTCACCGGCACCACGGTGTTCCTGGAAGGGCACCGGCAGAACAGCGCCAACTTCAGCGAAGCGCGGCAGTCCTCGCTGCTGCTGCGGTTCGGCCAACTGACGCCGGCCTTCGTGCTGCAGACGTTGGCGCCGTTGCTCATCGTCTTCCTCGCCTTCGGCGCAGTCGCGCGGGAGCGTGAGCAGGGAACGCTGCGACTGCTCCTGGCCCAGGGGTTGCGGCCGTCCGAGCTCGCCGCGGGCAAGCTGTTGGCCCACGTGGGCGTGGTGGCCCTGGTCGCCGCGCCGGCGCTCGTGGTGCTCGCGGTCGCGACGCTCGCCGACTGGGTGCCGCCGCTCCCGAGCGCGCTGATGCTGTCCGGCTATCTCGTCTACCTCTTCATCTGGGCGGCCGCGGCCCTGCTCGTGTCGCTGCTGGTGCGGCGCGCCCAGGACGCCTTGATTCTCCTGGTCGCGCTCTGGATGGGCGGGGTCATCCTCGTCCCCCGGCTCCTGCCCGAGCTCGCGTTGGCGCGAATCCCGACGCCGACACGCATCGAGACGGACGTGGCGGTCCACCATGAGCTCAAGCAGATTGGCGACAGCCACAATCCGGACGACCCGTACTTCGCGAGCTTCAAGGCGAAGACCCTCGCTCGATACGGGGTCGACAAGGTCGAGGAGCTGCCGGTCCAGTGGGCGGGGCTGGTGGGCATGGAGGGCGAGCGCCTGACGAGCGAGCTGTTCGACCGCCACGCGCGAGCGGCCTTCGACAGGGAGGCCGAGCAGAACCGGCTCGTGCGCCAGTTCGGGAGCCTCAGTCCGCTCATCGCCTTGCGTCAGCTCTCCATGAGCCTGGCCTCCACGGATACCGAGAGCCACCAGGACTTCCTCGAGCAGGTGGAGCGTCACCGCTATCGCTTCGTCCAGGCGCTCAACCTCCTGCAGGTGGAGAAGATCCCGAACCAGAACGCCGGAGAGGACCCGCGGATCGCCGCCGAGCATTGGAAGACGCTGCCGGGCTTCACGTACCAGGCGCCGGACATGCTCCACCTGGCGGGCGAGCGGATCCGGTCCAACCTCGTCGTCCTGTTCTGCTGGTTGGCGGCCTTGCTCGCCGGTTGTGGTTGGGCTGCCCGTCGTCTGGGGGAGGTCGCGCGATGA
- a CDS encoding ABC transporter permease: MSAWKADVKLLFRARLSAGALLLLLLVSALAVAAGLAATARQRDVIGRVEAAQRLDLASVVLEYGKPDGNAGSAAYYTFHLTTDPPSPLAFAALGQRDVQPYVLRVRLLGLQSQLYESETLNPELALPGAFDFAFVLIYLAPLVIIALMYDLVSGEREAGRLRLLVSLPVSGRGVWARRSVLRYLLVLGALLGPFVVGAVISRAPVGETFAIALAAALYVAFWLGLALLVAARGRSSSAANGAALIGCWIVLTLLVPALANAVISRALPVAKGIDLTLAQRELVHRAWDIPKQETFQRFFVNHPEWRDTPPVLGRFHWKWYYAMHEVGDDGVSAEVAEYRRSLTAREVWTARLGWLLPAAAVQTLLHRAADSDLLAHLAYQRDIERFHGRLRDFYYPYLFQERPFQNADFEQMPRYAPRPSSASLPVSSLLGLLVLVVLVLGAAVTAVRSLSLSAAPDAS; the protein is encoded by the coding sequence ATGAGTGCCTGGAAGGCGGACGTGAAGTTGCTGTTCCGGGCGCGGTTGAGCGCGGGCGCGCTGCTCCTGCTGTTGCTGGTGTCCGCCCTGGCCGTCGCGGCCGGGCTCGCCGCGACGGCGCGGCAGCGGGACGTCATCGGCCGGGTGGAAGCCGCGCAGCGGCTGGACCTGGCCTCGGTGGTCCTGGAGTACGGCAAGCCCGACGGAAACGCGGGCTCCGCCGCCTACTACACCTTCCACCTCACCACGGACCCGCCGTCGCCCCTGGCGTTCGCGGCGCTCGGACAGCGGGATGTGCAGCCCTATGTCCTGCGGGTGCGGCTGCTGGGCCTCCAGTCACAGCTCTACGAGTCCGAGACCTTGAACCCGGAGCTCGCGCTGCCAGGCGCCTTCGACTTCGCCTTCGTGCTCATCTATCTGGCGCCGCTGGTCATCATCGCCCTGATGTACGACCTGGTGTCGGGCGAACGTGAGGCGGGGCGGCTGCGGCTCCTGGTCTCCTTGCCGGTGTCCGGTCGCGGGGTGTGGGCACGTCGCAGCGTCCTGCGCTACCTGCTGGTCCTTGGGGCCCTGCTCGGACCGTTCGTGGTGGGCGCGGTGATTTCCAGGGCGCCGGTGGGGGAGACCTTCGCGATTGCCCTGGCGGCAGCGCTCTACGTGGCGTTCTGGCTGGGGCTGGCGCTGCTTGTCGCCGCTCGGGGCCGGAGCAGCTCCGCGGCCAATGGCGCCGCGCTCATCGGCTGTTGGATCGTGCTGACCCTGCTGGTGCCCGCGCTGGCCAACGCCGTCATCTCTCGCGCGCTCCCCGTGGCCAAGGGTATCGACCTGACGCTGGCTCAGCGGGAGTTGGTGCACCGCGCCTGGGACATTCCCAAGCAGGAGACCTTCCAACGCTTCTTCGTCAATCATCCGGAGTGGAGGGACACGCCGCCGGTGCTCGGCCGCTTCCATTGGAAGTGGTACTACGCCATGCACGAGGTGGGCGACGACGGCGTCTCCGCCGAGGTGGCTGAATACCGCCGGAGCCTGACGGCCCGCGAGGTGTGGACGGCCCGGCTCGGCTGGCTCCTGCCCGCGGCCGCCGTGCAGACGCTGCTTCACCGGGCCGCGGACAGCGACCTGCTGGCGCATCTGGCGTACCAGCGCGACATCGAGCGGTTCCACGGCCGGCTTCGCGACTTCTACTACCCGTACCTGTTCCAGGAGCGGCCGTTCCAGAACGCCGACTTCGAGCAGATGCCGCGCTACGCACCCAGACCCTCAAGTGCCTCTCTTCCGGTCTCGTCGCTGCTCGGACTGCTGGTGCTGGTGGTCCTCGTCCTGGGTGCCGCCGTCACCGCCGTCCGGTCCCTGTCATTGTCCGCGGCGCCTGACGCGTCCTAG
- a CDS encoding DUF1801 domain-containing protein, with amino-acid sequence MAARKATAKKTPAKKAPAKKSAARKTPAKKAPAKKSAAAKKAPARMYLRREDLGAPADAFFAQQPPERREHLEALRALVKKAAPGARESMKWGMPYYELKGGFCALYTATTYAALSIMAPPEKLDDPEGKLEGTGKTMRHLKVRSAADIDKASILRWVKAAVAHHS; translated from the coding sequence ATGGCAGCGCGCAAGGCGACGGCGAAGAAGACACCCGCGAAGAAGGCCCCTGCGAAGAAGAGCGCCGCCAGGAAGACGCCCGCGAAGAAGGCCCCTGCGAAGAAGAGCGCGGCCGCGAAGAAGGCTCCTGCCCGCATGTACCTGCGCCGCGAGGACCTCGGCGCCCCGGCGGACGCCTTCTTCGCGCAACAGCCCCCGGAGCGGCGCGAGCACCTCGAGGCCCTGCGTGCCTTGGTGAAGAAGGCCGCCCCCGGCGCTCGCGAGTCCATGAAGTGGGGCATGCCCTACTACGAGCTGAAGGGCGGCTTCTGTGCGCTCTACACCGCGACGACCTACGCCGCCCTCAGCATCATGGCGCCCCCGGAGAAGCTCGACGACCCGGAAGGAAAGCTCGAGGGCACCGGGAAGACCATGCGCCACCTCAAGGTGCGCAGCGCCGCGGACATTGACAAGGCGAGCATCCTGCGCTGGGTGAAGGCCGCGGTGGCGCACCACTCCTGA
- a CDS encoding DUF488 family protein: MGPHRWSPATVFAVGHSTRTIEEFVTLLWTHGVATVVDIRTIPRSRANPQFNSDALEKLLPRVGIRYVHLAKLGGFRKRRKSAGGENAAWRNASFRAYADYMQSEEFEEGLSELHDELVFGPPALMCAEALRWRCHRSLVADVLVARGVEVLHLESATRATPHPLTAFARVRRGHVTYPADERSPVRSPRTALPG, from the coding sequence ATGGGCCCCCACCGCTGGAGCCCGGCGACGGTGTTTGCGGTGGGGCACTCGACGCGCACCATCGAGGAGTTCGTCACGCTCTTGTGGACGCACGGCGTGGCGACCGTGGTCGACATCCGAACGATTCCGCGTTCGCGTGCGAACCCACAGTTCAACAGCGATGCGCTGGAGAAGCTGCTCCCTCGGGTGGGCATCCGCTACGTGCACCTGGCGAAGCTCGGAGGATTTCGCAAGAGGCGCAAGTCAGCGGGTGGAGAGAACGCCGCGTGGCGCAACGCGAGCTTCCGCGCGTACGCCGACTACATGCAGAGCGAGGAGTTCGAGGAAGGACTCTCCGAGCTGCACGACGAGCTGGTGTTCGGTCCTCCGGCGTTGATGTGCGCGGAGGCGTTGCGCTGGCGGTGCCATCGCTCACTCGTCGCGGACGTGCTGGTCGCGCGCGGTGTGGAAGTGCTGCACCTTGAGTCGGCCACGCGTGCCACACCGCATCCACTGACCGCCTTCGCACGAGTCAGGCGAGGACATGTCACCTATCCGGCCGACGAGCGCAGTCCCGTGCGAAGTCCTCGAACGGCGCTGCCCGGGTGA
- a CDS encoding esterase/lipase family protein, translated as MVQVTRPPSLTPSTRTLTTPEAPVRAKAAQGVNTVVEGDTFTASAPADLQRANALAQVNALRLPIPWPGKGEADKIGWIQKAYPPAKDSTAEFMKLNQAVRAGKNVMPAEAKDCVYLAVGGLLSEAAPKQFYFDRNLDALEAQGLQVGRVPVDTDMGVENNAAIVREAVLEAAKSGKQVVLIGHSKGGLDSAAALAMYPELQEHVRALVTIQSPYGGSPMAQDLLDNPLVRYGVGGAIEALGGSIQAGEDLTYDSRQAFLARHPMPPGIPTVSMASTTTNPTSPLFAAEQYMQQRYGVKSDGLVLPQDAFIPGSKSVSLSGLDHLDPTGTTLNPFKPYQPEDLTLSLVAMALNMPKER; from the coding sequence ATGGTCCAGGTCACCCGTCCCCCCAGCCTCACGCCGTCCACGCGGACGCTGACCACACCCGAGGCGCCTGTCCGGGCCAAGGCCGCACAGGGCGTCAACACCGTGGTGGAGGGCGACACCTTCACGGCGAGCGCTCCGGCGGACCTGCAGCGGGCGAACGCGCTGGCGCAGGTCAACGCGCTGCGCCTCCCCATCCCCTGGCCCGGCAAGGGCGAGGCGGACAAGATCGGCTGGATCCAGAAGGCGTATCCGCCCGCCAAGGATTCCACGGCCGAGTTCATGAAGCTCAACCAGGCCGTGCGCGCGGGCAAGAACGTGATGCCCGCCGAGGCCAAGGACTGCGTGTACCTGGCGGTGGGCGGCCTGCTCTCCGAAGCGGCGCCCAAGCAGTTCTACTTCGACCGGAACCTGGACGCGCTCGAGGCCCAGGGCCTCCAGGTCGGCCGCGTCCCCGTGGACACGGACATGGGCGTGGAGAACAACGCCGCCATCGTCCGTGAGGCGGTGCTCGAGGCCGCGAAGAGTGGCAAGCAGGTGGTGCTCATCGGGCACAGCAAGGGCGGCCTGGACTCCGCGGCGGCACTGGCCATGTACCCGGAGCTCCAGGAGCACGTGCGCGCCCTGGTCACCATCCAGTCGCCGTACGGGGGTTCGCCCATGGCGCAGGACCTGCTGGACAACCCGCTCGTGCGCTACGGCGTGGGCGGAGCCATCGAGGCCCTGGGCGGCAGCATCCAGGCCGGTGAGGACCTGACCTACGACTCGCGCCAGGCGTTCCTGGCCAGGCACCCGATGCCCCCCGGCATCCCCACCGTGAGCATGGCCTCCACCACCACGAACCCCACGTCGCCGCTGTTCGCCGCCGAGCAGTACATGCAGCAGCGCTACGGCGTGAAGTCCGACGGCCTGGTGCTCCCCCAGGACGCGTTCATCCCCGGCTCCAAGTCCGTGAGCCTGTCCGGCCTGGACCACCTGGATCCCACCGGCACGACGCTGAACCCGTTCAAGCCCTACCAGCCCGAGGACCTGACCCTCTCACTGGTCGCGATGGCGCTGAACATGCCCAAGGAGCGCTGA
- a CDS encoding aldo/keto reductase family oxidoreductase, translating to MTAPYLVDSYPLGAHTVRRLGYGAMQLAGPGVFGPPRDRKAAIAVLREAIAQGVNHLDTSDIYGPHVTNELIREALHPYREGLVIATKVGAVRGPSGSWEPAFSAADIERAVHDNLRNLGLDVLDVVNLRAMFSAQGPAEGSIEAPLTVLAELQRRGLIRHIGLSNVTAAQIAEGRKLTDIVCVQNQYNLTHRTDDAVIDELAALRIAYVPFYPLGGFSPLQSSALNTVAARLGATSMQVALAWLLRRSPNVLLIPGTSSIAHLRENLASASIVLSDEDLATLNGLAEHA from the coding sequence ATGACCGCCCCATACCTCGTGGACAGCTACCCCCTCGGCGCTCACACCGTTCGCCGGCTCGGCTACGGCGCCATGCAACTCGCCGGCCCCGGCGTCTTCGGCCCTCCCAGGGATCGCAAGGCCGCCATCGCCGTGCTGCGAGAGGCCATCGCTCAGGGCGTCAATCATCTCGACACGAGCGACATCTACGGTCCCCATGTCACGAACGAGCTCATCCGCGAGGCGCTGCATCCGTATCGCGAGGGCCTCGTCATCGCCACGAAGGTCGGCGCCGTGCGCGGCCCATCAGGGTCGTGGGAGCCCGCCTTCTCCGCCGCCGACATCGAGCGCGCGGTTCACGACAACCTGCGCAACCTCGGCCTGGACGTGCTCGACGTCGTGAACCTTCGCGCGATGTTCAGCGCCCAGGGCCCAGCGGAGGGCTCTATCGAGGCGCCGCTGACCGTGCTCGCCGAACTCCAGCGACGTGGGCTGATTCGACACATCGGCTTGAGCAACGTCACGGCCGCGCAGATCGCGGAAGGACGCAAGCTCACGGACATCGTGTGCGTGCAGAACCAGTACAACCTGACGCACCGAACCGATGACGCCGTCATCGACGAGCTCGCCGCGCTCCGCATCGCGTACGTGCCATTCTACCCGCTCGGCGGGTTCTCACCGTTGCAGTCCAGCGCGCTCAACACGGTTGCCGCCCGGCTCGGGGCTACGTCCATGCAGGTGGCGCTCGCGTGGCTCTTACGTCGCTCGCCCAACGTGCTGCTCATTCCTGGCACGTCCTCCATCGCGCACCTCAGGGAGAACCTCGCGAGCGCCTCAATCGTCCTGAGCGACGAGGACCTGGCCACGCTGAACGGACTCGCCGAGCACGCCTGA
- a CDS encoding LysR family transcriptional regulator has translation MDDLADLTAFLAVAREGGFRSAARAAGTSASRMGDAVRRLEARLGVRLLHRTTRSVTPTDAGARLIERVSPALGEVRAALDVVNDFRDRPAGRLRLNVPTAAARLVLPHIVPPFLAKYPDICLEVTAEERIVDVVAEGFDAGVRYEEWLEKDMVAVPIGPRVQRFAAAASPAYLARRGRPTHPHDLLEHDCLRWRFSNGPPHPWEFERDGETLKVDPKGPLIAGFGGTTELAVDAAVAGTGIIYLFEDWLRPFIDRGALVPVLQPWWLSFPGPFLYYPSRRYLPTPLRAFVDFVRSMQSTQPRARRRNER, from the coding sequence ATGGATGACCTCGCAGACCTCACCGCGTTCTTGGCGGTCGCCCGAGAGGGCGGCTTTCGCAGCGCCGCCCGTGCGGCGGGCACCAGCGCGTCGCGCATGGGCGACGCGGTTCGTCGGCTGGAGGCCCGGCTTGGAGTTCGGCTGCTCCATCGCACCACCCGCAGCGTCACGCCCACCGACGCAGGCGCGCGTCTGATCGAGCGGGTGTCTCCGGCGCTCGGTGAAGTTCGCGCGGCGCTGGACGTGGTCAACGATTTCCGCGACCGGCCCGCGGGTCGTCTGAGGCTCAACGTGCCGACCGCCGCTGCACGGCTCGTCCTCCCTCACATCGTGCCGCCCTTCCTGGCGAAATACCCCGACATCTGCCTCGAGGTGACCGCCGAGGAGCGAATCGTCGACGTGGTGGCCGAAGGCTTCGACGCTGGCGTCCGCTACGAAGAGTGGCTCGAAAAGGACATGGTGGCGGTTCCCATCGGTCCGCGTGTCCAGCGGTTCGCCGCAGCCGCGTCGCCCGCGTATCTTGCTCGAAGGGGGCGTCCCACACACCCACATGACCTGCTCGAACATGATTGCTTGCGATGGCGCTTCTCGAACGGGCCGCCGCACCCGTGGGAGTTCGAGCGAGACGGCGAGACCCTCAAAGTCGACCCGAAGGGCCCGCTGATCGCCGGCTTCGGCGGCACCACGGAGCTCGCCGTGGATGCCGCCGTGGCCGGCACCGGAATCATCTATCTGTTCGAGGACTGGCTACGGCCCTTCATCGACCGAGGCGCGTTGGTTCCCGTACTCCAACCATGGTGGCTGAGTTTTCCCGGACCCTTTCTCTACTACCCCAGTCGTCGGTACCTGCCGACGCCGCTGCGTGCCTTCGTGGACTTCGTCAGGTCGATGCAGTCGACGCAACCGCGAGCGCGTCGACGCAACGAACGTTGA